A single Sporosarcina sp. FSL W8-0480 DNA region contains:
- a CDS encoding S-layer homology domain-containing protein, whose protein sequence is MINRIVLILVGILLVLSVNATMVIAEPGSSPSANSSTNPIPKPTNFLPFENKEAGRNSNAYMPTYNPSLNDRVNFIKEISNYAKEASAKWGIPASAIIGMAAIESGYGTTRIAVNANNIFGIKVWTTNPSQGWQLKGQPDENNGTVPVLSDLGVDRLIFDETKRVDNWYRMFSSRKEAVEYLAGTFLLNQRYGFAKTNYETNLNKGWSYERASKQYIYEIANAGYNHLGGDYYRNVVSKIMDEWNLYEQDEKTFKDIHGHWAQQEIEFLSEKGWIDGFNDGTFKPNDSLTRTQAAKIIGNFLGLTKTTEPLHFKDVPPSFWGHDSVVLVAQHKLMNGTGNDQFSPNMILTRAQMAQVFYNAGFYSQPAESHLDSFSDVKKDYWASIPIETMRQEGIMTGFGNGRFGINDPISRAQLAAVIYRLDQKGWNKK, encoded by the coding sequence ATGATTAATAGAATCGTATTAATATTAGTTGGCATTCTGCTCGTTTTGTCGGTCAACGCGACGATGGTGATTGCGGAACCGGGTTCGAGTCCAAGTGCGAATTCAAGTACAAATCCGATTCCGAAACCGACTAATTTCTTGCCTTTTGAAAATAAGGAAGCAGGTAGAAACAGCAATGCCTACATGCCTACATATAATCCATCATTGAATGATCGGGTGAATTTCATCAAAGAAATTTCAAATTACGCAAAGGAAGCAAGTGCCAAATGGGGCATTCCCGCAAGCGCAATCATCGGAATGGCAGCAATTGAGAGTGGATATGGCACGACAAGAATCGCAGTCAATGCGAATAATATATTTGGAATTAAAGTTTGGACAACCAATCCAAGTCAAGGGTGGCAACTGAAAGGTCAACCTGATGAGAACAACGGGACGGTCCCAGTGTTATCAGACCTTGGCGTGGATCGGCTTATCTTTGATGAAACCAAAAGAGTAGATAATTGGTATCGCATGTTTTCAAGCCGGAAGGAAGCGGTTGAGTACTTGGCAGGAACTTTTCTTCTAAACCAAAGATACGGGTTTGCGAAAACGAATTATGAAACCAACTTGAACAAAGGCTGGAGTTATGAACGCGCATCCAAACAGTATATCTATGAAATTGCGAATGCCGGATATAACCATCTTGGCGGTGATTACTATCGTAACGTAGTCAGCAAAATAATGGATGAATGGAATTTGTACGAGCAGGACGAGAAAACGTTCAAGGATATTCACGGACATTGGGCACAACAAGAAATAGAGTTTTTGTCGGAAAAAGGTTGGATAGACGGATTCAATGATGGAACGTTCAAACCGAATGATAGTCTTACAAGAACGCAGGCCGCCAAAATTATCGGCAATTTCTTGGGATTGACGAAAACAACTGAACCACTCCACTTCAAAGACGTGCCTCCAAGCTTTTGGGGACATGATTCAGTCGTCTTAGTTGCACAGCATAAACTGATGAATGGTACGGGCAATGATCAATTCTCGCCCAACATGATTCTGACTCGGGCACAAATGGCACAAGTATTCTACAATGCGGGTTTTTATTCCCAACCTGCAGAGAGTCATTTGGATTCATTCAGTGATGTCAAAAAAGACTACTGGGCCTCTATTCCAATTGAGACAATGAGGCAAGAAGGTATTATGACGGGATTTGGCAATGGAAGATTTGGTATCAATGACCCTATTTCGAGAGCCCAACTAGCAGCGGTAATCTATCGATTAGATCAAAAAGGTTGGAATAAAAAATAG
- a CDS encoding peptidase → MKVTLLSKFALFPLSIQKDKKNYIVEEPISGDFFEMPLICIDAIERMNSGQTLGEIEKELREKYPDEDVEMIEFGEQLIELGLVQEVDGEKIIRKGKSRAADGFTWLPASVGRFFFNQFSNKIYIVLLLINILLIVRNPALFPHYKDIFLFDSMMLNILTYMTISLVLIVIHEFGHVLAIRSYDLPAKLGIGNRLIFVVFETDLTAAWKLKPRQRNILYFAGMSFEQICMVIALSIQLLFPGANAIVIGILGIVVFDIFIKTLYQCCFYMKTDVYYFVENSTGCYNLMESGKQYLSKWLPFLGSDTTDTEAFDGEQRIVRMYSVFYVIGILLTLSLIVFYFLPQAHYAYSHVFSNLLGAKTPAAFWDAIAFIGQTAILLGLLVYTKIKKR, encoded by the coding sequence TTGAAGGTAACGTTACTATCGAAGTTCGCTCTTTTTCCTTTATCTATTCAAAAAGATAAGAAGAATTATATCGTGGAAGAGCCTATTTCAGGTGATTTCTTTGAAATGCCGTTGATTTGTATCGATGCAATCGAACGGATGAATAGTGGGCAAACCTTAGGGGAAATCGAAAAGGAGTTGCGGGAAAAGTATCCCGATGAAGACGTCGAAATGATTGAATTCGGCGAACAGCTTATCGAATTAGGCTTGGTTCAAGAGGTAGATGGAGAGAAAATCATTCGAAAAGGGAAAAGCCGGGCGGCGGATGGATTTACTTGGCTACCAGCCTCTGTAGGACGTTTCTTTTTTAATCAATTTTCGAATAAGATTTATATTGTTTTACTGTTAATCAATATTTTACTTATCGTGAGGAATCCAGCGTTATTCCCTCATTACAAAGATATATTTTTATTCGATTCGATGATGTTAAATATCCTTACATACATGACAATATCTCTTGTCCTAATCGTTATTCATGAGTTCGGGCATGTTTTGGCGATACGGTCCTATGATTTACCTGCAAAATTAGGTATCGGAAACAGGCTCATTTTTGTCGTTTTTGAAACAGACTTGACTGCGGCTTGGAAACTGAAGCCAAGGCAAAGAAATATCCTCTATTTTGCTGGAATGTCTTTTGAACAAATCTGTATGGTAATCGCGCTTTCAATTCAACTCCTCTTTCCGGGAGCGAATGCTATTGTAATAGGAATTTTAGGTATAGTCGTCTTTGATATTTTTATAAAAACCTTATATCAATGCTGTTTCTATATGAAAACAGACGTCTATTATTTCGTTGAAAATAGTACAGGATGCTATAACTTGATGGAGAGCGGCAAGCAGTATTTAAGCAAATGGCTGCCATTTTTGGGAAGTGATACTACTGATACAGAGGCTTTCGATGGTGAGCAACGAATTGTACGTATGTATAGCGTATTTTATGTGATCGGTATTTTATTGACATTAAGTCTGATCGTCTTTTACTTCCTACCACAGGCTCATTATGCGTACTCACATGTCTTTTCAAATTTACTTGGGGCTAAGACGCCAGCAGCCTTTTGGGATGCCATAGCTTTTATAGGACAAACTGCCATTCTGTTAGGATTACTTGTGTACACTAAAATAAAAAAAAGATGA
- a CDS encoding HD-GYP domain-containing protein has translation MKNTSLLHEEKKATVLFMALFYIVFFLYDIIYYNLFPFLPWMADVIPDGIWYLLSFIKHLVIICLIPVTIYFFKKGKPDSVKFILVITYLVTNLITDIYYYFGGSETYSSGNLVELVIILFSPIFINKRFFYLVTVGLVLKYLLVGVFIQDPVILFPVGIVVILAGIAYILLHRILNYVKALTLSYDEQLAGLVKGVIATLELKDPYTRGHSERVAEYAMSLAKATGEVKESELPHFYYACLLHDIGKVNIPDTILAKYGKLTDEEYEVIKTHPVVGAKAVEDVEGIADHIAVVYHHHERWDGKGYPDGLVGKETPITARITALADAFDAMTSTRSYRPALPYEEAYKRILEGKGSQFDPKLVEVFKQVYPDWITISKQYLKDHTPKEGRRHENP, from the coding sequence ATGAAAAATACATCCCTATTACATGAAGAAAAAAAGGCTACTGTTTTATTTATGGCATTGTTTTATATCGTATTCTTTTTATACGATATCATTTATTATAATCTCTTTCCTTTCTTACCATGGATGGCGGATGTAATTCCGGATGGGATTTGGTATTTATTAAGCTTTATAAAACATCTTGTCATCATTTGTCTTATCCCTGTTACTATCTATTTCTTTAAAAAGGGAAAACCGGATAGTGTAAAATTTATACTTGTCATTACTTATTTAGTTACCAACCTAATCACGGATATTTATTATTACTTTGGAGGCTCAGAAACCTATTCAAGCGGGAACTTAGTTGAGTTAGTCATTATATTGTTTTCACCTATTTTTATTAACAAACGTTTCTTTTATCTCGTTACAGTTGGATTGGTCCTGAAGTATCTATTGGTGGGCGTTTTCATACAAGATCCTGTCATATTATTCCCAGTTGGAATTGTTGTTATTTTGGCTGGTATAGCGTACATTCTCCTTCATCGCATTTTAAATTACGTGAAAGCATTGACGCTTTCCTATGATGAGCAATTGGCTGGGTTGGTAAAGGGAGTTATTGCCACCTTGGAGTTAAAAGACCCTTATACGCGCGGACATAGTGAACGTGTTGCAGAGTATGCGATGAGTCTTGCTAAAGCAACGGGGGAAGTAAAAGAATCCGAATTACCTCATTTTTACTATGCATGTTTACTACATGATATTGGAAAAGTAAATATTCCTGATACAATATTGGCTAAGTATGGTAAACTAACAGATGAAGAGTATGAGGTGATTAAAACTCACCCAGTTGTAGGAGCAAAAGCAGTCGAAGATGTTGAAGGTATTGCCGATCATATCGCAGTCGTTTATCATCACCATGAAAGATGGGATGGTAAAGGTTACCCAGATGGACTTGTAGGCAAAGAAACTCCTATTACCGCGAGAATTACGGCTCTTGCGGATGCCTTCGACGCAATGACTTCAACAAGATCTTACAGACCCGCTCTTCCCTATGAAGAAGCTTATAAACGAATACTTGAAGGAAAAGGATCCCAATTCGATCCTAAATTGGTGGAAGTCTTTAAACAAGTGTATCCAGATTGGATTACAATCTCTAAACAATATTTAAAAGATCATACACCAAAGGAGGGACGCAGACATGAAAATCCGTAA
- a CDS encoding metallophosphoesterase has product MAGVIIAFIIILSIYGSANYYIARKTYHWLRLVFPTIHPKLYIGIYIFIASSIILAFLPLPSVVKGVLSWISAYWMGVFVYLLLFIVLANLILLTGRLLKLIAKPIPRNIHLYAGLTVFLLTTIVVSYGIYNATQIKNVSYDIQIKGDQLPEDIHMVLISDLHLGAINSEKRIKSIVENINSLEPDIVTIAGDLFNDDYNAIKNPEKAIELLKSIQTKYGVFASLGNHDGGETFDEMVRFLEKSNITLLNDEHVIIDDKLILVGRLDPSPIGGFGGLQRKDIIEILAPIEDIDLPIVVMDHTPSKLELYEEDIDLLLAGHTHRGQLFPGSLITNAIFEVDYGHYQKSATSPHVIVTSGVGTWGMPMRVGTNNEIVSINLRR; this is encoded by the coding sequence ATGGCTGGTGTGATTATCGCTTTTATCATTATTCTTTCTATCTATGGAAGTGCAAATTATTATATCGCAAGAAAAACCTATCATTGGCTTCGTTTGGTTTTTCCTACTATACATCCAAAACTTTACATAGGAATTTACATATTCATCGCTTCTTCAATCATACTCGCTTTTTTACCATTGCCTTCCGTCGTGAAAGGTGTATTGTCTTGGATTAGCGCTTATTGGATGGGGGTTTTTGTATACCTTCTTCTATTTATTGTGCTTGCTAATCTGATTTTATTAACAGGCAGGTTATTGAAATTAATTGCAAAACCAATCCCGCGAAACATCCATCTTTACGCAGGTTTAACTGTGTTTTTACTGACTACAATCGTCGTCAGCTATGGTATCTACAATGCAACCCAGATTAAAAATGTTTCTTACGATATTCAAATAAAAGGAGATCAATTACCAGAAGACATCCATATGGTCTTAATTAGTGATCTTCATCTTGGTGCCATCAATTCCGAAAAGCGTATTAAAAGCATTGTGGAAAATATAAATTCCCTTGAACCCGACATTGTTACGATAGCTGGTGATCTATTCAACGACGATTATAACGCGATAAAAAATCCGGAAAAAGCCATTGAATTACTGAAAAGCATTCAGACGAAGTATGGCGTATTTGCAAGCTTGGGAAACCATGATGGGGGAGAGACTTTTGATGAAATGGTACGCTTCCTTGAAAAGAGCAATATAACACTTCTGAATGATGAGCATGTGATCATCGATGACAAGTTAATATTGGTTGGACGGTTGGATCCATCGCCAATCGGAGGTTTCGGCGGGTTACAACGAAAAGATATCATAGAAATTTTAGCGCCGATAGAAGATATAGACCTTCCTATTGTCGTCATGGATCATACTCCTTCCAAACTTGAACTATATGAGGAAGATATTGATTTATTGCTTGCTGGACATACACATAGGGGACAACTATTTCCGGGCAGCTTAATCACAAATGCAATTTTCGAAGTGGATTACGGACATTATCAAAAGAGCGCAACCAGTCCGCACGTTATCGTAACATCTGGCGTCGGGACATGGGGGATGCCGATGCGAGTCGGAACGAATAATGAAATTGTAAGTATCAATTTGCGTAGATGA
- a CDS encoding S9 family peptidase, giving the protein MISVKKKYSIEQFISCESLVGVSISPDDDKILVGSDRSGVYNTYAISRTGNDVEQLTHSHDNYMIPVGYFPDGRSFMFRSDQGGNEITHLYMQSEDGSRIDLTLGKEEKAEFHRWSRDDKHFFYQSNVRDPRFMDLYEMDIETQKPNLLFKNEDGYYVSAISHDKKYIALHKPRTSNDSDMFIYTVEDGVKHLSAHEGDVQYQPVAFDLDSTHLYYLTDEDHEFLYLKRLCLSSGNSEVVAKENWDILTARFSPNHKYLYYYVNNDGKIDVKLIESETGEYVEIANFPEGQISGLSISKSERYMAFLVNRSTAPANLYVYDFEEKELSCLTNTLNPEIDENDLVNAKVVHYPSFDGLEIPAIYYEPHLEDGEKAPALIWVHGGPGGQSTVDFSPMIQYLVNHGYAVLAVNNRGSSGYGKTFFKAADLKHGEVDLADCIEGKKFLIGTGRIDENRIGIIGGSYGGFMTLAALAFQPESFEVGVNIFGVSNWERTLKSIPPWWEAMRELLYKKIGDPYTQTEYIRSISPLFHAEKINKPLMVLQGANDPRVLQVESDDIVEKVKENGVPVEYIIFEDEGHGFTKRENQIKGYRAIREFLDTYL; this is encoded by the coding sequence ATGATCAGTGTAAAGAAAAAGTATTCTATTGAACAATTCATCAGTTGTGAAAGTTTAGTTGGGGTATCAATATCGCCAGATGACGACAAGATCTTAGTTGGAAGTGATCGTTCGGGTGTTTATAATACGTATGCGATTTCCCGAACAGGAAACGATGTTGAGCAATTAACACACTCACATGATAATTACATGATACCGGTTGGTTATTTTCCGGATGGACGCAGCTTTATGTTCAGAAGTGATCAAGGTGGGAATGAAATAACACATCTGTATATGCAATCTGAAGATGGGTCGAGGATCGATCTTACTTTAGGCAAAGAAGAGAAAGCGGAGTTTCACCGTTGGAGTCGGGATGATAAGCATTTCTTTTATCAATCCAATGTTAGGGATCCACGATTTATGGATTTATATGAGATGGATATTGAAACGCAAAAACCAAATCTATTGTTTAAAAATGAAGATGGCTATTATGTTTCGGCGATTTCACATGATAAAAAATATATTGCCTTACACAAGCCGCGGACATCGAATGATTCGGATATGTTCATCTACACAGTTGAGGATGGTGTGAAACATTTATCCGCTCATGAGGGTGATGTTCAATATCAACCAGTCGCATTTGACTTGGATTCAACTCATTTATATTATTTGACGGATGAAGACCATGAGTTTCTATACTTAAAACGACTTTGCCTCTCGTCAGGGAACAGCGAAGTTGTCGCGAAGGAAAATTGGGATATCTTAACTGCCCGTTTTTCACCTAATCATAAATACCTTTACTATTATGTAAATAATGACGGGAAAATCGATGTGAAATTGATCGAGTCGGAAACAGGGGAGTATGTTGAAATAGCAAATTTTCCGGAGGGGCAAATTAGCGGCTTATCAATTTCAAAAAGCGAACGGTATATGGCGTTTTTAGTAAACCGCTCAACAGCGCCTGCAAATCTATATGTGTACGATTTTGAAGAAAAGGAATTAAGTTGCTTAACAAATACACTAAATCCTGAGATTGACGAGAACGACCTTGTGAATGCGAAAGTTGTTCATTACCCTTCATTCGACGGACTTGAAATCCCTGCCATTTATTATGAGCCTCATCTTGAAGATGGTGAAAAAGCACCTGCACTCATTTGGGTGCATGGTGGTCCAGGTGGCCAGTCGACAGTCGATTTCAGCCCGATGATCCAGTATTTGGTGAATCACGGATATGCGGTCCTTGCTGTGAACAACCGTGGAAGCTCCGGCTATGGAAAAACGTTTTTCAAGGCTGCTGATTTAAAGCATGGTGAAGTTGACTTGGCTGATTGTATTGAAGGGAAGAAGTTCTTAATTGGGACAGGACGGATCGATGAAAACCGGATTGGGATTATCGGGGGAAGTTACGGCGGCTTTATGACACTCGCTGCCCTCGCATTCCAACCTGAGTCGTTTGAAGTCGGAGTAAATATATTCGGGGTCTCGAACTGGGAGCGAACGCTAAAGAGCATTCCGCCATGGTGGGAAGCGATGCGTGAATTGTTATACAAGAAAATCGGCGATCCTTATACACAGACCGAGTATATCCGCAGCATCTCGCCTTTGTTCCATGCCGAGAAAATTAACAAGCCGTTAATGGTCCTGCAAGGTGCAAACGATCCTCGAGTGTTGCAAGTCGAGTCTGATGATATTGTCGAAAAGGTAAAAGAAAATGGTGTTCCTGTCGAGTACATCATTTTTGAAGATGAAGGACATGGCTTTACAAAACGTGAAAACCAAATTAAAGGCTACCGAGCCATCCGCGAATTTTTGGATACGTATTTGTAA
- a CDS encoding NAD-dependent epimerase/dehydratase family protein, which produces MKVLILGGTRFLGRALVEEALKRGHEVTLFNRGNNSDVFPDVEQLTGDRNGDVPQLENRKWDAVMDTCGMTPLQIKKIADALGDNVEHLTYISSISVYPDWIPLHIAEDYHVHSIPPEDVLKKIEEGAVSPYEYYGGMKVACEVEAEKHWPNRVLNVRAGLLVGSYDYTDRLPYWVHRVAQGGTVLVPGRPDRAVQFIDVKDMAAWALTMAENRKAGTFNVTGPGYELTMEKFLNTCKAVTKSNAEFVWADEKFMLEQKVQPWTEMPLWIPEDFALGGASEPWKGSSFISIEKAVEDALSFRPLEDTISDIYQCVQARQDDDWKAGISREREQELLEAWQPAGK; this is translated from the coding sequence ATGAAGGTGCTTATTTTGGGAGGAACCCGTTTTTTAGGTCGAGCGTTGGTGGAAGAGGCATTGAAAAGAGGGCATGAGGTCACTTTATTTAATCGCGGGAACAATTCTGATGTGTTTCCTGACGTGGAGCAACTGACTGGAGATCGAAATGGCGATGTGCCGCAACTTGAAAATCGGAAATGGGACGCCGTTATGGACACTTGCGGGATGACCCCGCTTCAAATAAAAAAAATCGCAGATGCACTTGGAGATAACGTCGAGCATTTGACGTATATTTCAAGCATCTCTGTTTATCCAGATTGGATTCCTCTTCATATTGCAGAGGATTATCATGTACATTCTATACCTCCGGAAGATGTTCTGAAGAAAATCGAAGAGGGAGCTGTATCCCCTTACGAATATTACGGCGGGATGAAAGTGGCTTGTGAAGTGGAAGCCGAAAAGCATTGGCCGAATCGAGTTTTGAATGTGCGGGCAGGGTTGTTAGTCGGGTCCTATGACTATACGGACCGCCTCCCCTACTGGGTTCATCGTGTAGCCCAAGGTGGAACGGTGTTGGTTCCGGGCCGTCCGGATCGTGCAGTACAATTCATTGATGTAAAAGATATGGCAGCATGGGCGTTAACTATGGCAGAAAACAGGAAAGCGGGAACGTTCAATGTTACAGGGCCGGGTTACGAATTAACGATGGAAAAGTTTTTGAACACATGCAAAGCCGTCACTAAAAGTAATGCCGAATTCGTATGGGCCGATGAAAAATTCATGTTGGAACAAAAGGTGCAACCATGGACGGAAATGCCTTTATGGATTCCTGAGGATTTCGCTTTAGGAGGCGCATCTGAACCGTGGAAAGGCAGTTCATTTATCAGTATAGAGAAAGCTGTCGAGGATGCACTTTCCTTCCGACCTCTTGAAGATACAATTTCCGATATTTATCAATGCGTGCAGGCAAGACAGGACGATGATTGGAAAGCTGGAATTTCGCGGGAACGGGAACAGGAACTGCTTGAGGCTTGGCAACCGGCGGGTAAATAA
- a CDS encoding spore germination protein produces the protein MFKKKPKPIYINKRLTDSETSNTGDAVEAVPTVGEDFIRAMGDAVHHTSDLVVKRIPPNLSLIYIDNIVDTDTLNNHILPKLLKQTSESPDTIASVVTVPQLKLAEKMGEVVPAMMEGSVLIHVDGYAKVVAATIPLPEDRQPSSPENESQVIGAQVAFNESLSRNVTLIRRFIKNPNLCSEKLNVGDQSNTSIAMLYIKGVASEQNVNTLRQRITDLQTDSVLDSSILEQLIDDNSLSIFPQMLLTERPDKVCGELLNGKVTVLVDGSTLAIICPLSFIEYFQSQEDLNIRWQMATFLRLLRFTAVVVSVLLTPLYVAALTFHYEVIPQSLLVPLSESRALVPFPPLLEALLIEFIIELLREAGVRLPTKVGQTIGIVGGIVVGTAAVQAGITSNILIIIVALGALSSFTTPSYMMGNVIRIIRFPLILLAGLWGFYGIMLGFCFILVHLLRQSSLGSPYMAPFYPPRLIDWRDSLVRLPLPFTSNRPSNTRPENVNKYDSEPVNPEKNEQKVK, from the coding sequence GTGTTCAAAAAGAAACCCAAACCTATTTACATCAACAAACGGTTAACCGATAGCGAAACGAGTAATACAGGAGACGCAGTTGAGGCAGTGCCGACTGTTGGCGAAGATTTTATTCGGGCTATGGGTGATGCTGTTCATCACACATCTGATTTAGTTGTCAAACGGATACCTCCGAATCTGTCACTCATCTATATAGATAACATAGTGGATACTGACACATTAAATAATCATATCCTTCCCAAGCTGTTGAAGCAGACAAGTGAGTCTCCGGATACTATTGCATCGGTCGTGACTGTTCCACAATTAAAATTGGCTGAAAAAATGGGGGAAGTCGTACCGGCGATGATGGAAGGCAGTGTTCTTATTCATGTCGATGGGTACGCGAAAGTTGTAGCTGCGACAATTCCCTTGCCTGAAGATCGCCAACCATCATCCCCGGAAAATGAGTCTCAGGTAATCGGTGCGCAAGTGGCCTTTAATGAAAGTCTGTCAAGGAATGTTACTTTGATCCGAAGGTTTATCAAAAACCCGAATCTCTGTAGTGAAAAATTGAATGTCGGCGATCAATCGAATACATCGATTGCGATGCTATACATTAAAGGTGTCGCTTCCGAACAAAACGTAAATACGCTGAGACAAAGAATTACAGATCTTCAAACAGATTCTGTATTAGATAGCTCAATTCTTGAACAATTAATAGACGACAATTCGTTATCGATCTTCCCCCAAATGTTACTAACAGAAAGACCGGACAAGGTTTGCGGGGAACTATTGAATGGAAAAGTAACAGTCCTTGTGGATGGAAGTACACTTGCGATCATTTGTCCACTTTCATTTATTGAATACTTTCAAAGTCAGGAAGATCTAAATATACGATGGCAGATGGCTACGTTTCTCCGATTGTTAAGATTTACAGCGGTCGTAGTATCAGTTCTATTAACCCCTTTATATGTCGCGGCATTAACATTTCATTATGAAGTCATTCCACAAAGTCTCTTAGTCCCGCTGAGTGAATCAAGAGCTCTGGTTCCTTTCCCGCCTTTACTTGAAGCACTGCTTATCGAATTTATTATAGAGCTGCTTAGAGAAGCGGGAGTCAGGCTGCCGACAAAAGTTGGACAAACGATTGGTATTGTTGGAGGTATTGTCGTTGGAACTGCTGCTGTTCAAGCAGGAATAACGAGTAATATCTTAATCATCATTGTCGCTTTAGGGGCGTTATCCTCGTTCACTACGCCAAGTTATATGATGGGTAACGTCATCAGAATAATTCGCTTTCCATTAATACTGTTGGCAGGTCTTTGGGGATTTTACGGCATTATGTTGGGATTTTGTTTTATCCTTGTCCATCTTTTACGCCAGTCAAGTTTGGGTTCGCCATACATGGCACCTTTTTACCCTCCACGCCTAATTGATTGGCGGGATAGTCTTGTCAGATTACCTTTGCCATTTACATCTAACAGACCGTCAAACACGAGACCGGAGAATGTAAACAAATATGATTCTGAACCCGTTAATCCCGAGAAAAATGAACAGAAGGTGAAATGA
- a CDS encoding GerAB/ArcD/ProY family transporter, whose amino-acid sequence MKNPIHIGPSDTVNAFLLFFIIHSSQIGIGIQGFQRIVYQDAKHDAWISVLLAGLATNIIAIFMLKTLEIYGSSDLYGIHQDIFGRWIGNFFNISYILYSSIAFYAVLRNYIEVVQAWVFPSLDIWFLAASLLLIVIYTFTGGVRVIVGITFFSVVIAIGLLPMLGFPIKYSEPRNLLPILEADIGAILKGIKTMSFTIIGFEILYIIYPFIKDKENAKKHVHLGLFATTFIYLSIMLVTLMYFSGEQLTKTIWATLSLFSIIKFPFIERFEYIAVCFWMLIILPNLCLFLWAAFRGTSRLISISSKKFVWIFSFIILLVSLPMKTRIQINTFNDYYSRIAFYIVFVYPIILYLFATVKKKLKSRKEQIE is encoded by the coding sequence GTGAAAAATCCGATTCACATTGGCCCAAGTGATACGGTCAATGCTTTTCTACTATTTTTCATCATTCATTCCTCACAGATAGGGATTGGGATACAAGGATTTCAACGGATTGTGTATCAGGACGCAAAACATGATGCGTGGATTTCTGTATTACTTGCAGGTCTTGCCACCAACATCATAGCAATCTTCATGCTCAAAACACTAGAAATTTACGGTTCAAGTGACTTATATGGTATTCATCAAGACATATTCGGCAGATGGATAGGGAACTTTTTTAATATCTCTTATATTTTGTATAGCTCGATCGCATTTTACGCTGTTTTAAGGAACTATATTGAAGTCGTCCAAGCATGGGTTTTTCCAAGCTTGGACATTTGGTTTCTTGCGGCTTCCTTACTGCTTATCGTCATTTATACGTTTACGGGCGGTGTGCGGGTAATTGTAGGCATTACTTTTTTTAGTGTCGTAATTGCGATCGGGCTTTTACCGATGTTAGGCTTTCCGATAAAGTACAGTGAGCCAAGAAATCTTCTCCCCATTTTAGAGGCTGATATAGGTGCAATCCTAAAGGGCATAAAAACGATGAGCTTCACGATTATTGGATTTGAAATACTTTATATAATTTATCCTTTTATAAAGGATAAAGAGAATGCAAAGAAACATGTTCATCTTGGATTATTCGCGACGACCTTCATTTACCTCTCTATCATGTTGGTAACCCTGATGTATTTCAGTGGGGAACAATTAACAAAGACGATATGGGCAACTTTGTCGTTATTTAGCATCATTAAGTTTCCGTTTATTGAACGATTTGAGTATATAGCGGTTTGTTTTTGGATGTTGATCATTTTACCGAATCTTTGTCTGTTTTTATGGGCTGCTTTTCGGGGTACGAGCCGCCTGATAAGCATAAGTTCAAAAAAGTTCGTCTGGATATTTTCGTTTATCATTTTACTTGTGAGTTTACCAATGAAAACTCGAATTCAAATAAATACTTTTAATGATTACTATAGCCGAATAGCGTTTTATATCGTATTTGTATATCCGATAATTTTATATTTATTTGCAACGGTGAAAAAGAAACTTAAATCACGTAAGGAGCAAATAGAATGA